AGGGGTGTAGTCGAGGCAGTGGTTACATGGCTTCACGATTCTAAGGGCCTCACATACCACCAGATTGCTGTTTTGATGAAACGAGACGACAGGTCAGTATGGACTGCTTACAACCGGAGGAGAAGATGAAGCAGCAGAATCTGACGGTTGCTTCGATTTCCATACTCTTTGCTCTCATCATGGTTTCGCTCTTCTTTTTCAAAGAAGAGATAACAGGGATGGCATTTGTTGGGGAGTCAGCCTATACCGATAAGGTAAGCACCGTGCTGGAGGATGGCGGCTCCTTCAATTGGATCCCGTCAGTTTCAGGCAATATTACGTCTGTGAGGATTTCAGGATCCCTCATTGGAAATGGAAGCGCGAGGCTCTACTTGAATGCCGCCGGAATGAAGTATCTCCTCTACGACACCACAAATAAGTCTCTTCCTAGCCAGATTACCGGATTCATTGTGGCTGACAGCTCCGAAGGAGAGGAAAACCCAATTGGCGATGAGCCCTCAGAGAATGAAACTGATGAAGAGAATAACAATGAGGGCATATCAGAAGAAATAAGTGAATCTGGTGAAAATAATACGGTTGCGGCAAGTGAAGAAGGCGCCATTGAGAACGCAGCAATCGAGACGATTGAAGTCATCAATGCCACAAACGAAACATCCATCCTGAATGAGACTGCAGATGAGATAGATGCCGGTGCAGATGATACAACGATAAAAAAGATTGCAGCAAACCTTGCCTACAAATCCGGCACAGAGTTTGACCCAGATGATGATGGCGTTGTTCTGTCAGACCAGGTTGTTGATCTCACAGTTGAAGCTACAGAGTTCTCCTGGCCTGTGGATGAAGAAGTGCTCTGCGCGAGATGGGAGATAACGAATCTCGAGACAGGAACAAGCGACTTCATCTGCCAGGGCTCAGAAGCCTGCTGCAGCCTTGTTGGACTGGCTCCAATAAGCTCATCCTGGAAAGAGCCCCTGTATCTTTACAAATCGCTCTACAGCTCGGGTTCTTCCAATATGGTCAGTGCGCAGGTCGTTAGTGTGGAGCTGAATGAAACAGCCATACAGCTGGAGATTACCCAGTCAGAATTGGCATCTCTTCCGGTATCATTTGCTGATCTTACAAGCCAATTCAATGAGGTTTGCGAGGAGACCTGCTCTCTTCCTGGACTGCAGGGAGAGTTTTCAATCGAATTAGAAGCAGAAAATGCTCAAGTGTCAATTGCAAATATCACATATACAGTCAGGGAGCAGAATCAGGATCCGATATGCTCCGAGATTCCCAATCTCACCTTTTCCAGAAACTCCGAGTATACGCTGAATCTGGCAGAATACTGCTCTGATCCTGAGAGAGAATCGTTGGGCTACACTTCATCAGAAATAGAGAATATCAGTGTAACAATAACAAACGAAACGATGATTTTTGTTCCTGAGCTCGATTTCATTGGAAAGCGGTTTGGCTTCCTGAAGGTATCTGATGCAAGAAATCAGATCATCTCAAATGTCTTTGAGATAAGTGTAGTTGCCCAGAATGAGGGCATTGAGACAAAGAAGCCAAGCGTCGTTGTTGGCAAGCCTGTAAAATGGATAAAGATCATTAACCTCACCGAGCCAAGTAATGTAACGATACCCATCCATGCTGAGGCAACAAACATCACAGTAAAGAAGATTGAACAAGGCAGAGAAACAGCGCTCAACAGCAACATAAAGATTAGGGAAAACTCCAGAGTGAAGTCGCTTGCTGAATACGAGCTGGAGAAGAGCAGGCGCACGATAGAAGTGCGGGCTGAGGGTATGCCTCTAATAACAGGGGCAGTGATTGGGGTCGATCAGATTGCCCCGGCCAAAGAGGCCACTTCAGAGGTGGTGTATACCTTAACTCCAAACTGCTTCTTTAATCGCTTATCATTAGACCAGATAGGTGATTTTAATTTAAGCGCAAGCGCAAAATATTCAACATCATCGGGATCAGGGCATAGCGACGCAGCTTCTTTGAGAAATTCCTTGAATTCGGTTACTGGAATAAAAGTTACTTCCGTAGATAATAGTCTTTCTATAAGCCCAAATTCTCCAATATCGATTTTAGCCTTGGACATGACAACATGGCGGTATTTGGTGAGCTCCCTCAATGCGAACCTTGGAGAAGAAAGCTTGAGCCTTGGGTTAAAGAGCAGTGAACGGGTCAAAGAAAACTTCCTAAATGCGGAAAATAGGCAGTTACAGTCAACAACAAACTCCACTTACACCAGTCCTTGTTTCTTTAACTCTTCACTTCTCCCTTCCTTGGCCTTTCTGCCGAGCCGAATGCAGTCTTCCTCAGTCAATGTAGAATCCTTTAACCAGTCATCCATCTTCTTCAGCACCAAAGCCCTCTTAACCTTCTCTGACAAGAACCCCCTCGTTGCCTCTGACCAGTTGACTTCAGGCAACTTGTCCATCTGCTTCTTCAATGCATCAGGTATAGATAATGTTATGTTTGGCATAGTAGCTCCTCATGATTCTGTGTGTCCTGTGAAAGATGTGGAGATATATAAAGGTTTTGAAGAGCTGCAGAACCTCATAACAGGAGCTGCAGCTGGTGCAGGCATAATAAAAGAAAATCAGGGATCATATAATCTTGACCGTACATCGGCTGTTGTTAATGATTCAATTTTGCCAATCTTCTTAAATCTCTTTTCATATGACCAGAATGGGCAATTGAGTTTTAATGCCAGCGCAAGATACGGAGCATCTTTCTTATGCTCCCCTAGCAATGCCTCAGCCTTGGGCAATGATGAGATAAATTCCTCTGAGAGAACTGACTTTATTTTAATCTCAAGCAATGCCATCAGGAGGTCAAATTCCAGCCCAGAGAGTTTCGATTTGGATAATGCCTCGGCTTTATGCCGCCTGATTTCAGCGAACATCAGATCCGGTGAAACCAAGTCGAGTTTAGGAGAGAAGATGATATGCTCAAGCCTGCCAGCTATCAGGGAAGAAAGAACAATGTTGGCATCAACAACTAATAGCACTCACTTCAACTCCTCAAACTTCTTTTTGTACTTCTTGTATAGCCCTTCATTCACCTTTTTGCCCAATTCAAGTGCTCCGTTCTCTGAAAGCTTTGATTTGGCTACGATTGATTTAAACACTGCAAATTCGGCAGCTTTCTCGGATATTGCTTTCCTGGCTATTTCAGACCAGTTTATCTCCGGCAATGAATCCATTTCCTGCTTAAGATCCTCAGGTATTGCTAATGTTAATGTTGGCATGGGCATTCCTCCACTTGTGGTTAATACAAGTAATTATGTGTATTATGTAAAAGTATATAAATCTTTTGGCGATCCGGGAGAGCAAATGCTGTACCAGGACAAGCAGAGCGATGAGAACAAGGCATATGAAGCTTCCTCGCAAGGAACAGGCCTTATCACAGGAGCATCAATAATCACAGGCTTTGCAGCAGCAGAAACAGCGCAAGAAAACACCACAGAGCTGATCATCGAGGAAAATATAACACAGGCAGAGATTGAGTATTACACTGAAGGCCCAGCAGCAGAAGAGGTAAACATCTCAGACACCAAAAAGCTGATCACGATTTCCTCAGCCATCCACTATGAGGACATTCTTGCGTTTACTGAACTGCCGAGAGAGGTTTCCAGCAATGCGTTTTCATTATTTTGGCTCAACAATGGATCAAGAATAAAGGTTGAAACAACAAACTATGATACGAATAATAACAGCCTCATTGATTACATTGAGTGGGTCATCCCTTCCTTGTCAAATCAGACCTATGAGTTAAGCCTTGAAATTCTTACACTTCACTCTGTTGCAACTCTCGGAGAGAACTGGACAGTGTATTTCAACACTACAGGCAGTGGGAATTTAACCATTTCTTTAGTAACCAATGAGACTTATAACACAACCTGGGGGGAATGGCCTGTTGATAATGAAACCACTCCTGACCACCTTCGATTTATTGATTTAGTCGGAAGGAACAATAACGAAAGCTATCAATCAGTTGATCACAGCAAAGAACTCGATACTACAACAAATAAAATAATAAAAATAAAGAAAGAAGGATGGAACTACACTGAAGGAGTTCTTATCAATGAATGGCTGATTGAAGATTATCATGCCATACAATTCAACTTTAGCGGAATTATTGCGTATGCTTTGAATGCGCCTCCAACCCACACAGCTCCAGTCCTCAACTCAACAGACACTTCTACAAACAACACCAACCAGAATCTGACCTGTTACAACCAAACAACTGCAGGCGATGGGACTGTAAATGTCACCAATATATTTGCATGGTACAAGAATGGAGCACCGAATGTAAGCTTAAACATCCTAAACGGAACTGCCTTAGATAGGTATTTGGTTGCGTGGTGGCCATTTGACAATGACTACTACGATTACGCGCTTGCAAACAACGGAACAAGGAATGGGGATGTATTTATCAACAAGTCAGGCGGTTCTGTTCGGGGTGGTGGTGCAGCGCAATTTGATGGGACTGGGGACTCTGTTGCTATGACGAATGATGCGTCGGTTAAGATTACAGCGAA
The sequence above is a segment of the Candidatus Nanoarchaeia archaeon genome. Coding sequences within it:
- a CDS encoding LamG domain-containing protein; this encodes MDCLQPEEKMKQQNLTVASISILFALIMVSLFFFKEEITGMAFVGESAYTDKVSTVLEDGGSFNWIPSVSGNITSVRISGSLIGNGSARLYLNAAGMKYLLYDTTNKSLPSQITGFIVADSSEGEENPIGDEPSENETDEENNNEGISEEISESGENNTVAASEEGAIENAAIETIEVINATNETSILNETADEIDAGADDTTIKKIAANLAYKSGTEFDPDDDGVVLSDQVVDLTVEATEFSWPVDEEVLCARWEITNLETGTSDFICQGSEACCSLVGLAPISSSWKEPLYLYKSLYSSGSSNMVSAQVVSVELNETAIQLEITQSELASLPVSFADLTSQFNEVCEETCSLPGLQGEFSIELEAENAQVSIANITYTVREQNQDPICSEIPNLTFSRNSEYTLNLAEYCSDPERESLGYTSSEIENISVTITNETMIFVPELDFIGKRFGFLKVSDARNQIISNVFEISVVAQNEGIETKKPSVVVGKPVKWIKIINLTEPSNVTIPIHAEATNITVKKIEQGRETALNSNIKIRENSRVKSLAEYELEKSRRTIEVRAEGMPLITGAVIGVDQIAPAKEATSEVVYTLTPNCFFNRLSLDQIGDFNLSASAKYSTSSGSGHSDAASLRNSLNSVTGIKVTSVDNSLSISPNSPISILALDMTTWRYLVSSLNANLGEESLSLGLKSSERVKENFLNAENRQLQSTTNSTYTSPCFFNSSLLPSLAFLPSRMQSSSVNVESFNQSSIFFSTKALLTFSDKNPLVASDQLTSGNLSICFFNASGIDNVMFGIVAPHDSVCPVKDVEIYKGFEELQNLITGAAAGAGIIKENQGSYNLDRTSAVVNDSILPIFLNLFSYDQNGQLSFNASARYGASFLCSPSNASALGNDEINSSERTDFILISSNAIRRSNSSPESFDLDNASALCRLISANIRSGETKSSLGEKMICSSLPAIREERTMLASTTNSTHFNSSNFFLYFLYSPSFTFLPNSSAPFSESFDLATIDLNTANSAAFSDIAFLAISDQFISGNESISCLRSSGIANVNVGMGIPPLVVNTSNYVYYVKVYKSFGDPGEQMLYQDKQSDENKAYEASSQGTGLITGASIITGFAAAETAQENTTELIIEENITQAEIEYYTEGPAAEEVNISDTKKLITISSAIHYEDILAFTELPREVSSNAFSLFWLNNGSRIKVETTNYDTNNNSLIDYIEWVIPSLSNQTYELSLEILTLHSVATLGENWTVYFNTTGSGNLTISLVTNETYNTTWGEWPVDNETTPDHLRFIDLVGRNNNESYQSVDHSKELDTTTNKIIKIKKEGWNYTEGVLINEWLIEDYHAIQFNFSGIIAYALNAPPTHTAPVLNSTDTSTNNTNQNLTCYNQTTAGDGTVNVTNIFAWYKNGAPNVSLNILNGTALDRYLVAWWPFDNDYYDYALANNGTRNGDVFINKSGGSVRGGGAAQFDGTGDSVAMTNDASVKITANLSVEAWVRPFAVTSQSTVVGKLSSSAGGLSYRFIVESSQASFEVSADGNGFGGGGVPGGTINAGSWYHLVGTYAPSSAVTLYVNGAQAASDTSSITASIYDSDSAVYVGSRSDGSNLFNGIIDDVRIYRRTLTATEAYQHYIAGLGNHTEAKATMLSNFTTNGDTWTCEVTPIDYLSLGSPLNSSNITILASVPPTHTAPVLNSTDTSTNNTNQNLTCYNQSTAGSSFNITNTFTWYKNGVLNASSGIMNGTGFDIGLVAWWPLDNNPSDYVNASDGNLTGGATVPRVNRTSYAMGGGSYSFDAIDDYIYINYSKAWNFTGDFAIEAWAKSYNADISNAWGFISGWNSSGAHTWALNWYYGSGAYFYYYSDALTIGNFTNVGGWNYVAVSRINGTLKGYMNANETVTKTFNTPIGAANQLIMGSFYADVNPSYLLRGELDEIKIYRGRGLTDAEIYQHYVAGLGNHTESLATMVHNFTTAGDTWTCEVTPVDYVSLGSPLNSSNITIIIPLSQSAPILNSTDTSTNNTNQNLTCFNQSTKSGYGYNVTNVFTWYKNGVLNASQRIMNGTALDNNLVVWLPFDNDYYDYAGPNDGNVTGTPLINRSSGGFKIGGGAAQFNGSGNLAAADFLTLNTTSTETFNSSNRTIIAWFRKANAYALLSDAIAGRGDSGSGWDFHLQVIRSNLADNRADKIGYTQYNCSASATLLNSTTRIQDTNWHHVAAIRYSNDTLALYLDGVFENSTVSLVKYCSNSSSDFRVGYHNTVTMNGSIDEFKVYNRSLTEAEIYQDYITGVGNHTDSLATMLSNFTKTADTWTCEVTPVDYVNLGTPLNSSIITIGGGAIYPKWSVQNVSGNNIASIDNAGNMFIVGTKTENINAGFSTYNNTFVIINSSGTASTIINQSGLYLADTVAENIA